A genomic region of uncultured Paludibaculum sp. contains the following coding sequences:
- a CDS encoding type VI secretion system contractile sheath large subunit: MDKTYSLGGINLDVTAGREKSASREQADAKPDPGTPFRVLVLGDFSGRANRSVMETGRKLAARKPILVDRDNFDDVLKRLNPHIDLPAAGTLRFMDLDDFHPDRIYESTEFFRALREARKNPEKMATETRVAAAPPPPPPVPSGPAPKFDFDSLLERAVEATEGRKEGRGSKADDAFSRWLKAQVAPHLVAPEAASVTERRALIDQASSVQMRALLHSTALQSLEAAWRSLFFLVRRVETGADLSIHILDISKEELAADLIGTESLGDSGTFRLLAESSTGVAGGDPWAVLVGNYTFGPGTDDLRLLVQLGTIAGALNVPWISAAAPAFLGCDSLASVPDYSDWKPLRDENWEALRRSEIASSLGLILPRFLLRMPYGKKSDECELFPFEEIGADLDHEEYLWGNAAFVCAVLMAEAFTEDGWSMRPGRFANVGGLPVDVRDRDGERVAQPCAEVLMAERGAAVMVDLGLMPLASLKNSDEVRLVRFQSIAYPAAALSGRWS; the protein is encoded by the coding sequence ATGGATAAAACTTACAGTCTGGGTGGCATCAACCTGGACGTCACAGCCGGTCGCGAAAAGTCAGCCAGCCGGGAGCAGGCGGACGCCAAACCGGACCCAGGTACGCCGTTCCGGGTCCTGGTGCTGGGCGATTTCAGCGGCCGTGCCAACCGGAGCGTGATGGAGACCGGGCGAAAACTCGCCGCGCGAAAGCCCATCCTCGTCGACCGCGACAATTTCGACGACGTGCTGAAGCGGCTGAACCCGCACATCGACCTGCCGGCAGCCGGCACTCTGCGCTTCATGGATCTCGACGACTTCCACCCGGATCGCATCTACGAGTCGACTGAGTTCTTCCGCGCCCTCAGGGAAGCACGCAAGAATCCCGAAAAAATGGCGACCGAGACGCGCGTGGCCGCGGCTCCCCCGCCACCTCCGCCCGTTCCCTCCGGCCCGGCGCCGAAGTTCGACTTCGACAGCCTGCTGGAGAGAGCCGTCGAAGCAACTGAGGGCCGCAAGGAAGGACGCGGATCGAAAGCGGACGACGCCTTCAGCCGCTGGCTGAAAGCACAAGTGGCGCCGCACCTCGTGGCGCCGGAAGCAGCCAGCGTGACCGAACGGCGCGCGCTCATCGACCAGGCGTCCAGCGTCCAGATGCGGGCACTGCTGCACAGCACAGCGCTGCAATCCCTGGAGGCGGCCTGGCGTTCGTTGTTCTTCCTGGTACGCCGCGTCGAGACCGGCGCCGACTTGAGTATCCACATCCTCGATATTTCGAAGGAGGAACTGGCTGCGGACCTCATTGGGACCGAAAGTCTCGGAGACTCGGGCACCTTCCGCCTGCTGGCTGAGTCGTCGACCGGTGTGGCTGGAGGCGACCCTTGGGCGGTATTGGTAGGCAATTATACCTTCGGGCCCGGGACCGACGATCTGCGGCTGCTGGTGCAACTGGGGACTATTGCCGGAGCTTTGAACGTGCCTTGGATTTCGGCCGCCGCACCAGCTTTCCTTGGTTGCGACTCGTTAGCCTCGGTTCCGGACTACAGCGACTGGAAGCCCCTCCGCGATGAGAACTGGGAGGCGTTGCGACGCTCTGAGATCGCCTCGTCTCTCGGCCTGATTCTGCCCCGGTTCCTGCTGCGGATGCCCTATGGCAAGAAGTCGGATGAGTGCGAGTTGTTCCCCTTTGAAGAGATCGGCGCCGACCTGGATCACGAAGAGTACCTGTGGGGGAACGCCGCCTTCGTATGCGCCGTGTTGATGGCCGAAGCTTTTACCGAGGACGGCTGGAGCATGCGGCCGGGCCGGTTCGCCAACGTAGGTGGACTGCCGGTGGATGTGCGCGATCGCGACGGAGAACGTGTGGCGCAACCTTGCGCCGAAGTCCTGATGGCCGAGCGCGGAGCGGCCGTCATGGTGGACCTGGGCCTGATGCCGCTAGCCTCACTCAAGAACAGCGATGAAGTGCGGCTCGTGCGATTCCAATCCATCGCCTATCCGGCCGCCGCATTGTCTGGCCGATGGTCCTGA